In one Silene latifolia isolate original U9 population chromosome 10, ASM4854445v1, whole genome shotgun sequence genomic region, the following are encoded:
- the LOC141607616 gene encoding uncharacterized protein LOC141607616, with protein MVAKIRSLGAKKLSYAGRVVLINSVLNTLYNYWAAMFIIPKSVIKRVEAICRNFLWSSSSDYHRVPLVGWDRVTLPKDEGGLGIKKAELWNTVLVGKLVNWLYIKPDRLRIKWVANVYLKGVEWHDYTPGSDTPGTWKSICKVKERIKSGFHGNLWISSTKGYSIRNGYEWLMGQHPKTAWSNLVWNNWNIPKHFVVAWMIMQDGLNLRNKLYAIGLCPDDDCILCGEQPETSDHLFSECRFTSKVKDSIADWIGKPMPDPTTLISANRNRLQWKASVCVQTAYWYTIWFQRNNARQQLCVQRPDIIAQQLKQLIQRRIRSKMCNLESNGAIDWQASIGFIC; from the coding sequence ATGGTGGCAAAAATTCGTAGCCTTGGTGCAAAGAAGCTATCTTATGCAGGAAGAGTGGTTCTAATAAACTCAGTGCTTAACACTCTTTACAATTATTGGGCTGCCATGTTCATTATCCCAAAGAGTGTGATCAAAAGAGTAGAAGCTATCTGCAGGAACTTTCTATGGAGTAGCTCATCTGATTACCACAGGGTTCCACTGGTGGGATGGGATAGAGTTACATTGCCAAAGGATGAAGGAGGTCTAGGAATTAAAAAAGCAGAGCTGTGGAATACTGTCTTAGTGGGGAAATTGGTGAATTGGCTATATATCAAGCCTGACAGGCTGCGGATCAAATGGGTTGCTAATGTGTATTTAAAGGGAGTTGAATGGCATGATTATACTCCTGGAAGTGATACCCCCGGGACCTGGAAGAGCATTTGTAAGGTTAAGGAAAGGATTAAGAGTGGTTTTCATGGTAATCTTTGGATTTCTTCGACCAAAGGATACTCTATACGTAATGGATATGAATGGTTGATGGGTCAGCACCCCAAAACTGCCTGGTCTAATCTTGTATGGAATAATTGGAACATCCCTAAACACTTTGTTGTTGCTTGGATGATTATGCAAGATGGACTAAATCTTAGAAACAAGCTATATGCTATTGGTTTGTGTCCTGATGATGACTGCATCTTATGTGGGGAACAGCCTGAGACAAGTGACCATCTCTTTTCAGAGTGCAGGTTTACTAGTAAGGTTAAGGATAGTATTGCAGATTGGATAGGTAAGCCAATGCCTGATCCTACTACATTAATATCTGCAAACAGGAACAGACTGCAATGGAAGGCTTCCGTGTGTGTTCAAACAGCATACTGGTATACCATATGGTTTCAGAGAAACAATGCGAGACAACAGTTGTGTGTTCAGAGACCTGATATTATAGCACAGCAACTGAAGCAGCTAATTCAGAGGAGAATTCGTAGCAAAATGTGTAATCTTGAAAGCAATGGTGCCATTGACTGGCAGGCAAGCATAGGATTTATATGTTAG
- the LOC141607617 gene encoding uncharacterized protein LOC141607617 translates to MLKAWLRNVINIKLHPSIAFEQTVSEVWEELQSRYSAGNAPRVHQLKGDLAYCKQGRLTVVEYYTKMKTIWDELANYSKSPSCTCGAAVAMANEREEEKVHQFLMGLDKNLYSHVRTNLLMEDPITNLSRAYTLILHEERHSNVIKDMEENN, encoded by the coding sequence ATGTTGAAGGCATGGTTGCGGAATGTAATTAATATCAAATTACATCCAAGTATTGCTTTTGAGCAGACCGTCTCAGAAGTATGGGAAGAATTGCAAAGCAGGTATTCCGCCGGTAATGCACCAAGGGTGCATCAATTAAAGGGAGATCTTGCATATTGTAAGCAAGGGCGGTTGACTGTCGTGGAATATTATACGAAGATGAAGACAATTTGGGATGAACTTGCAAACTATAGCAAGAGTCCAAGTTGCACTTGCGGAGCAGCGGTTGCAATGGCTAATGAACGGGAGGAGGAGAAAGTGCACCAGTTTCTGATGGGTCTTGACAAGAATCTATATAGCCATGTTCGTACAAATTTGCTAATGGAAGATCCCATTACGAATTTATCCCGGGCCTATACACTGATACTCCATGAAGAAAGACATTCAAACGTGATAAAAGACATGGAAGAAAATAACTAA